One genomic region from Marinobacter szutsaonensis encodes:
- the rfaH gene encoding transcription/translation regulatory transformer protein RfaH codes for MTWYAIQHKPAQGDRALQHLQNQDIPCFYPKIEVEKIKAGKRSKKLEPLFPGYLFVNLEQTDPVWAKLRSTRGVIRVVGFANKPAPIEDEVIQHIKDSLDKVAETGGIRQGEPVELDDGPFKGISAIFQAYDGEERAIVLINFMQKQQMVKVPVAAIRR; via the coding sequence ATGACCTGGTACGCCATCCAACACAAACCGGCCCAGGGCGACCGAGCCCTGCAACACCTCCAGAACCAGGACATCCCCTGTTTCTACCCCAAGATTGAGGTGGAAAAAATAAAGGCCGGCAAACGCAGCAAAAAGTTGGAACCGTTGTTCCCCGGCTACCTCTTCGTCAACCTCGAACAAACCGACCCAGTCTGGGCCAAACTCCGCTCCACCCGCGGCGTCATCCGTGTCGTTGGGTTTGCCAACAAGCCCGCGCCCATCGAGGATGAGGTTATCCAGCACATCAAAGACAGCCTGGATAAGGTGGCGGAGACTGGAGGGATCCGGCAAGGTGAGCCTGTTGAGTTAGACGACGGGCCGTTCAAGGGCATCAGCGCCATCTTCCAGGCCTACGATGGCGAGGAGAGGGCGATTGTGCTCATCAACTTCATGCAGAAGCAGCAGATGGTGAAGGTGCCGGTGGCGGCTATTCGGCGGTAG
- the cysQ gene encoding 3'(2'),5'-bisphosphate nucleotidase CysQ → MHYSSILPDVLKIADEASEKVLHIYESDFKVRYKEDNSPITAADEAAHEIIYRGLRNISRDIPILSEEGKSIPWEERKHWRRFWLIDPIDGTKDFTQRNGEFTVNIAMIEDGQPVMGVVTAPVLKTAYWGIVGEGAHMRDRTGKVHRIRVAEPKETKRVVASKNHMNDQTLAFIDKLGDHELVQAGSSLKFCRIAEGHADIYPRMGPTSEWDTAAAHAILVAAGGQVQTLEGKPLQYGKEDILNPWFVAAGSWYF, encoded by the coding sequence ATGCACTACAGCTCCATCCTCCCGGATGTCCTCAAAATCGCCGACGAAGCCAGCGAGAAAGTCCTTCACATCTACGAATCCGACTTCAAGGTTCGCTACAAGGAAGATAACTCCCCAATCACCGCCGCCGATGAAGCCGCCCATGAAATCATTTACCGAGGCTTGCGCAACATCAGCCGGGACATCCCGATCCTGTCGGAAGAGGGCAAAAGCATTCCCTGGGAAGAGCGCAAACACTGGCGTCGCTTCTGGCTGATCGACCCCATCGACGGCACCAAGGACTTCACTCAGCGCAACGGCGAGTTCACCGTCAACATCGCCATGATCGAAGACGGTCAGCCAGTGATGGGCGTCGTCACGGCCCCGGTACTCAAAACTGCCTACTGGGGCATCGTAGGCGAGGGCGCCCACATGCGGGACCGCACCGGCAAGGTCCATCGTATTCGCGTGGCTGAGCCGAAAGAAACCAAGCGCGTCGTGGCCAGCAAAAACCACATGAATGACCAAACCCTTGCTTTCATAGACAAACTCGGCGACCACGAACTGGTTCAGGCTGGCAGCTCACTCAAGTTCTGCCGCATCGCCGAGGGCCACGCCGACATCTACCCCCGCATGGGGCCGACCAGTGAGTGGGATACGGCGGCGGCGCATGCGATTCTTGTTGCTGCGGGGGGGCAGGTGCAGACGTTGGAGGGCAAGCCGTTGCAGTACGGGAAAGAAGATATTCTGAACCCCTGGTTTGTGGCGGCGGGGAGTTGGTATTTTTGA